The sequence CTTCTCGAGCCGCGACACCGAGCCGCTGCACACCGTGTACGGCTACGCCGACGCCAACCCGATCATGCTGGTCGACCCGTCAGGGCGCGACGCGGAGCTCGATTGGTGGGCCGTCGGTCTCGCCGCGTATTCCGTGGTCGCCGCCGGGATCGGTGTGCTCGCCCTCCTCACGGGCGGGGCGAGCCTCGGCGCATTCGGGGTCGTCGGTGCAGTGTTCGGAGCTGCTGACGCTGCGTTCGCCGGCTACGAGGCGTGGGCGGTCTGGAACGACACGCCGTTCATGCCCAGCGACGTCGCGGTCGGCGTGAGTGCGACGCTCGCCCTCATCGGTACCGTGTTCGGCGTCGGAGGTGTCGTCAAGCGGGCGCTACCGGACCGGTGGATGAGAGCCTTCGGGACCGATGCGGAAGTCGATGCGTTGAAGGTCAATGCCCAGGACAAAGCCAAGAGAGAGCACTTCGGCCGGACCGCGAAGGAACACGTCGGCAAGATCAATGTGGTCAGCCAGGGCGGGGAGCTCGTGTCGGAGCCATCGGACACGAGTCCGATCGGCAGCGTCGTGAACCAGCTCCGCTGGAGTCCGGCGCGCCCGGTTACGCTCGAGAGCAGGATCTGGGACCTCAGAACGAACATCTTCGGGGGGCGCACTCAACAGGGGGACGCACGCAAGACCGTCCTCAAGGATCTCGAAGCCGCCGAGCAAGCGGTCGCCAGAGCTCGCCGCACCATCACGACCTATCTCGACCGACTCGCAATCGCCAGGGGGTCGTACCAGAGATGGAGCAGCGACTTCGTCGATATGCACGCGTTCCGCTTGAACTACGATCTCGATCGAACTCGGGTGCACATTGCAGACGCCGTCGCATCGCTGAAGAATGCACGAGCCTCAACGGTGCTCCCACACGCCGTAGGTCCGCAGAGGCCGACGCCCGCGTTCACCCTCGACCAGCTCATCGGGGAACTGAACTATGTGGACACCGTGCTGAAGAAGCTGCCCCGCTACTGACTACCGCGACGTCGCCTCAGCTCAGACCCGTCAGGTGACCGGCCCGGTCCACTTCTCGCCCGGCCCCTGGCCGATCGCATCCGGGATGGTGCTCGCCTCGCGGAACGCGAGCTGCAGCGAACGCAGGCCGTCGCGGAGGCTCCGCGCGTGCATGTCGCTGATCTCGGGCGCACCCGCCGTGATGAGCCCGGCGAGGGCATTGATGAGCTTGCGCGCCTCGTCGAGGTCGGTCTGCTCCTCGGGGTTCTCGGCGAGTCCCACCTTCACGGCCGCGGCGCTCATGAGGTGCACGGAGGCCGTGGTGATCACCTCGACCGCGGGCACCTCGGCGATGTCGCGCGTGGCCTCTTCGACGGGTGACTCGACGGGGGACTGGGCGACCGACTCGTCGGAACTACTGCTCACTGCCAACCTCTGCTAGACTTCCTTGGGCTCCGGGGCTTGTCCCCGGTACGAAAGTGGAGAACCTCCCACCCGCGCATACCGCTTCATCAAGGTTACCGGGTCGTTTGCACTCCGCCGCCGCGCCGTGAGGCCGGGGGTAGACAGGGTGCCGCAGAAGCCGCATGGAACGCGTTCCATGGGGGCAGCATGTGTGGAACTCCGCTCTCGAACGTCGGGCGGCAACCGTCTCCCGAACGAGCGAAGCAGTTCGAATAGAGGAGACACGCATCAGCGATCCGCGTACCAACGACCGTATCCGCGTCCCCGAGGTCCGCCTCGTGGGTCCCGCAGGAGAGCAGGTCGGCGTCGTGAAGATCGAGGTGGCCCTGCGCCTGGCGCAGGAGGCCGAGCTCGATCTCGTCGAGGTCGCCCCGAACTCTCGTCCGCCGGTCGTCAAGATCATGGACTACGGCAAGTACAAGTACGAGGCTGCGCAGAAGGCGAAAGAGGCCCGGCGCAACCAGGCGAACACCATCCTCAAAGAGGTCCGGTTCCGCCTCAAGATCGACAAGCACGACTACGAGACCAAGATGAAGCGCGCCGTCGGCTTCCTGAAGTCCGGCGACAAGGTCAAGGCGATGATCCTGTTCCGCGGTCGCGAGCAGTCGCGTCCCGAGATGGGCGTCCGCCTGCTGCAGCGCTTCGCCGAAGACGTGGCCGAGTTCGGCACCGTCGAGCACAACCCGACGATCGACGGCCGCAACATGGTGATGGTCATCGCCCCTCTGAAGAACAAGTCCGAGGCCAAGGCCGAGGCGAACGAGAAGCGTGCTGCGGCGAAGGCGCGTCCCGAGGCCACGGCCTCGAGCGCGCCCGCGACGCAGACGGCCGAGTCCACCGAGGACCAGGCCTAGCACCCCCTCCGCCACCCCGCGGTGGCGGCAGATCCAAGGAGAACAACGAGATGCCGAAGCAGAAGACCCACTCCGGGTCCAAGAAGCGCTTCAAGATCACCGGCAGCGGCAAGATCAAGAAGCAGCAGGCCGGAATGCGCCACAACCTCGAGGTCAAGGCCTCGAAGCGCAAGGCCCGTCTGAACCAGGACAAGGTCGTGTCGGCCCCCGACGCCAAGGTCATCAAGAAGCTTCTCGGCCACTGAGCCGGCAGCGTACATAGGCATCTAGGCCGGATAGGAACGAAGAGTCATGGCAAGAGTGAAGCGGGCGGTCAACGCCCACAAGAAGCGTCGGGTCATCCTTGAGCGCGCCGAGGGCTACCGCGGTCAGCGGTCGCGCCTCTACCGCAAGGCGAAGGAGCAGGTCACCCACTCGCTCGTCTACGCGTACAACGACCGCCGCGCCAAGAAGGGCGACTTCCGTCGTCTCTGGATCCAGCGCATCAACGCGGCCTCGCGTGCGAACGGCCTCACCTACAACCGCCTCATCCAGGGTCTGAACCTGGCCGGCGTCGAGGTCGACCGTCGCATCCTCGCCGAGCTCGCGGTGCACGAGCCCGCGACCTTCGCCGCGCTCGTCGAGACCGCCAAGCAGGCGCTCCCGGCCGACACCTCGGCCCCGAAGAACGCCGCGTAAGCAGCTTCGGACGCGAAACAGCCCGGCACCCATGGGGTGCCGGGCTGTGCTGTGTTCGCGCAGCGTGCTGGTTCGCGCAGCGTGCTGGTTCGCGCAGCGTGCGCTCCGCGCCCGTTCTGCGGCGTCGCGCCAGCACTACGGGCGCGGACCTGCAGAGGTGGCGCGACGGCGGGGGCGGCTCGGGCGGATACCTCGGCCTGCACGGATGCCTCGGGGCGGCGTCGCGCGCGGCCCGGCAGCATGCGGCGCTCCGCGCGGCATCCGCGGCGAGGCATCCGTCGTCCCTAGACTGAATGCATGCTCGAGAACCCCCGTTCACCGCGCGTGCGTGCCGTCGCGAAGCTCGCGAAGAAGGCCGCGCGCGCCGAGAGCGGACTCTTCCTGCTCGAGGGCCCGCAGGCCGTCGCCGAGGCGCTCACGTTCCGGCCGCAGCTGGTCGTCGAGCTGTACGCCACGCCGAGCGCGCTCGACCGGTACACCGACATCGCCGAGACGGCCGTCGACGCCGGCGTCGACGTGGAGTTCGTCACCGAAGAGGTGCTCGACACCATGGCCGACACCGTCACGCCGCAAGGGTTCGTCGCGGTCTGCCACCAGTTCCCGACCGCGGTCAAAGACGTGTTCGCCGCGCAGCCGAAGCTCGTCGCGATCCTCGAAGAGGTGCGCGACCCCGGCAACGCCGGCACCATCGTCCGCGCCGCCGACGCGGCGGGCGCCGACGCCGTCATCTTCTCCGGCCGGGCCGTCGACCTCTACAACCCGAAGGTCGTCCGCTCGTCGACCGGGTCGATCTTCCATCTGCCCGTCGCGGTCGGCGCGAACCTCGAAGACGTGCTCGAACGGGCCCGCGCCGCGGGGCTGAACGTGCTCGCCGCCGACGTCAAGGGTGACAGCCTGCTCGACGCGCGCACCGACG is a genomic window of Agromyces protaetiae containing:
- the rplT gene encoding 50S ribosomal protein L20; its protein translation is MARVKRAVNAHKKRRVILERAEGYRGQRSRLYRKAKEQVTHSLVYAYNDRRAKKGDFRRLWIQRINAASRANGLTYNRLIQGLNLAGVEVDRRILAELAVHEPATFAALVETAKQALPADTSAPKNAA
- the infC gene encoding translation initiation factor IF-3; this encodes MEETRISDPRTNDRIRVPEVRLVGPAGEQVGVVKIEVALRLAQEAELDLVEVAPNSRPPVVKIMDYGKYKYEAAQKAKEARRNQANTILKEVRFRLKIDKHDYETKMKRAVGFLKSGDKVKAMILFRGREQSRPEMGVRLLQRFAEDVAEFGTVEHNPTIDGRNMVMVIAPLKNKSEAKAEANEKRAAAKARPEATASSAPATQTAESTEDQA
- the rpmI gene encoding 50S ribosomal protein L35 — encoded protein: MPKQKTHSGSKKRFKITGSGKIKKQQAGMRHNLEVKASKRKARLNQDKVVSAPDAKVIKKLLGH
- a CDS encoding TrmH family RNA methyltransferase gives rise to the protein MLENPRSPRVRAVAKLAKKAARAESGLFLLEGPQAVAEALTFRPQLVVELYATPSALDRYTDIAETAVDAGVDVEFVTEEVLDTMADTVTPQGFVAVCHQFPTAVKDVFAAQPKLVAILEEVRDPGNAGTIVRAADAAGADAVIFSGRAVDLYNPKVVRSSTGSIFHLPVAVGANLEDVLERARAAGLNVLAADVKGDSLLDARTDGVLAKPTAWLFGNEARGLPDEQLDLADRVVTVPIYGHAESMNLATAASVCLYESAFAQRAAEPAPGAPGYE
- a CDS encoding DUF1844 domain-containing protein, whose translation is MSSSSDESVAQSPVESPVEEATRDIAEVPAVEVITTASVHLMSAAAVKVGLAENPEEQTDLDEARKLINALAGLITAGAPEISDMHARSLRDGLRSLQLAFREASTIPDAIGQGPGEKWTGPVT